In Paenibacillus ihbetae, the following are encoded in one genomic region:
- a CDS encoding cation:proton antiporter, with product MDHIVFEVGTALLLVAIASIIAGKLRFSIIPFLIVLGMLVGPHAPKLGILDLRFIESQEIIHFLGQMGILFLLFYLGLEFSVQKLIKSGRNIVVGGSIYVLLNFVLGLAYGFLVQMSLYETLIIAGMLSVSSSAIVAKVLVDLRRTGNAETELILGIILFDDIFLAVFLSIMSGLLLGGSTTVGGTILSVLISIGYMLLFFVIARKGPPVLNRLLNITSSEIFIIVVFSAMFFIAGFSETLHVAEAIGALLFGLALSETEHSERIEHLVIPFRDFFGAVFFFSFGLSIDPTTLGDAIWLALGAVILTIVSNIVAGMIAGRKAGLQHKSSLNIGLTIMARGEFTIIVANLGLAGGLAAVLKPFSALYVLILAILGPLFAKESKLMYHGMNKIFKWTDPVKKEKKKNV from the coding sequence ATGGATCATATCGTATTTGAAGTCGGAACCGCGCTGCTGCTGGTAGCGATTGCTTCCATCATTGCAGGTAAACTGAGGTTTTCCATCATCCCGTTTCTGATTGTGCTTGGAATGCTGGTCGGGCCGCATGCGCCTAAGCTCGGGATTCTGGACCTCCGGTTTATCGAAAGCCAGGAAATCATCCATTTTCTGGGGCAGATGGGGATATTGTTTTTGCTCTTTTATTTGGGTCTCGAGTTTTCCGTTCAAAAACTAATCAAATCCGGCCGCAATATCGTCGTCGGTGGCTCCATCTATGTGCTGCTGAACTTTGTCCTGGGCCTTGCTTACGGCTTTCTGGTTCAAATGTCTTTGTATGAGACGCTCATTATTGCAGGGATGCTGTCGGTGTCCTCCAGTGCGATCGTCGCCAAGGTGCTGGTGGATTTACGCCGGACCGGGAATGCGGAAACCGAGCTGATTCTCGGCATTATCCTGTTTGATGATATTTTCCTGGCGGTATTCTTATCGATTATGTCCGGGCTGCTGCTTGGCGGGTCCACGACGGTCGGCGGGACGATCCTGTCGGTCCTTATATCCATCGGGTACATGCTGCTGTTCTTTGTCATCGCGAGAAAAGGTCCCCCGGTTCTTAATCGGCTGCTTAATATTACGTCGAGTGAGATATTTATTATCGTCGTGTTCTCGGCGATGTTCTTTATTGCCGGATTTTCCGAAACGCTGCATGTGGCCGAAGCGATCGGCGCTTTGCTGTTCGGACTTGCTTTATCGGAGACGGAGCATAGCGAACGCATTGAGCATCTGGTTATCCCGTTTCGCGATTTTTTTGGAGCGGTGTTCTTCTTCAGCTTTGGCCTCAGCATCGATCCGACCACACTGGGAGATGCAATCTGGCTGGCGCTTGGAGCGGTGATATTAACGATTGTCAGCAATATCGTAGCCGGCATGATTGCCGGGCGGAAGGCGGGGCTGCAGCACAAGTCGTCTCTGAACATCGGCCTGACCATTATGGCCCGCGGGGAGTTTACCATAATCGTGGCCAACCTGGGCCTTGCGGGAGGATTGGCGGCGGTGCTTAAGCCTTTTTCCGCGCTGTATGTCCTGATTCTGGCGATTCTGGGTCCGCTGTTTGCAAAAGAATCGAAGCTTATGTACCATGGAATGAATAAAATATTCAAATGGACCGACCCCGTAAAGAAAGAGAAAAAGAAGAATGTCTAA
- a CDS encoding response regulator transcription factor, with the protein MIRIVIAEDQRLLLGALASLLDLEPDMQVVGTAGTGKEAVELVRIHKPDICIMDIEMPLMNGLEAAEAIKDTGCKIMILTTFARPGYFERALKAGANAYLLKDTPSGELATSIRSIMAGRRIYASELVDEAYSGEENPLTEREKEVLGLIADGKNTKEIASQLFITTGTVRNYISVILDKLGVSNRIEAITRFKEKGWFK; encoded by the coding sequence ATGATCCGAATCGTCATCGCCGAGGATCAACGTCTGCTGCTAGGCGCGCTAGCCTCGCTGCTTGATCTTGAACCGGATATGCAGGTGGTCGGAACGGCTGGAACGGGGAAGGAAGCGGTAGAGCTTGTCCGGATCCATAAGCCGGATATATGCATTATGGATATCGAAATGCCGCTCATGAACGGCCTTGAAGCGGCAGAGGCGATTAAGGATACCGGCTGCAAAATCATGATCCTTACGACTTTTGCCAGACCCGGATATTTCGAACGTGCGTTAAAGGCGGGAGCCAACGCCTACTTGCTGAAGGATACGCCAAGCGGAGAGCTGGCCACGTCGATTCGAAGCATTATGGCCGGAAGGCGGATATATGCTTCGGAGCTTGTGGATGAAGCCTATAGCGGTGAGGAGAATCCGCTCACCGAGCGCGAGAAGGAAGTGCTCGGCCTGATCGCCGACGGCAAGAACACGAAGGAGATTGCAAGCCAGCTGTTTATTACGACGGGCACCGTCCGAAATTATATTTCGGTCATTCTGGATAAGCTCGGCGTGAGCAACCGGATCGAAGCCATTACGCGGTTCAAAGAAAAAGGCTGGTTCAAATAA
- a CDS encoding sensor histidine kinase produces MQKWYQIFHRSTGLSPYVWVVFYILPFYFIFRSTSTYQIVMGILMIGMFFLFYVLSFLSKGWLVYFWTSLQILISITMSLLFGYVYFSLFLAFFIGNIKHKVGFITLYSIHLLTTLLTVNYGLLTRNPLFITQLPFVLVSVVGVILLPVTNYNRNKNDRLQGQLEDANKRISELVKLEERQRIARDLHDTLGQKLSLIGLKSDLAGRLITQDPDRAKAEIDDVQQTARTALTEVREMVTRMRGTRIADEMFRIQQILKAAQIELTLEGTTTPDNISLMNENVISMCLKEAVNNIVKHSNATNCIISMEQTETELVVRVKDNGTGIMGHAVHPGNGLRGMRERLEFVNGSLEIASGGGTTLIIRVPSVHRMSERGAGI; encoded by the coding sequence ATGCAAAAATGGTATCAGATTTTTCATAGAAGCACGGGGCTGAGCCCTTATGTATGGGTCGTCTTTTATATTCTGCCGTTCTATTTCATCTTCCGGTCGACCTCCACCTATCAGATCGTCATGGGCATCCTGATGATCGGCATGTTCTTTCTATTCTATGTGCTGTCCTTCTTGTCGAAGGGCTGGCTCGTATACTTCTGGACAAGTCTGCAGATTCTCATATCGATCACGATGTCCCTACTGTTCGGGTACGTGTATTTCTCGCTGTTTCTCGCATTTTTTATCGGGAATATCAAACATAAAGTCGGGTTTATCACGCTGTATTCCATTCATCTGTTGACAACCCTTCTTACCGTGAATTACGGCCTGCTGACGCGAAACCCGCTCTTCATTACGCAGCTGCCGTTCGTGCTCGTGAGCGTCGTCGGGGTTATCCTGCTTCCCGTCACCAATTACAACCGCAACAAGAACGACCGGCTGCAGGGGCAGCTGGAAGATGCAAACAAACGGATCTCCGAGCTGGTGAAGCTGGAGGAACGGCAGCGGATTGCAAGGGATCTGCATGATACGCTGGGGCAGAAGCTGTCCTTAATCGGCTTGAAGAGCGATCTGGCGGGCAGGCTGATCACACAGGATCCGGACAGGGCCAAAGCCGAAATCGACGATGTGCAGCAGACTGCCCGAACCGCTTTAACGGAGGTCCGCGAGATGGTGACCAGGATGAGAGGCACCCGAATTGCGGATGAAATGTTCCGTATTCAGCAGATATTGAAGGCAGCGCAGATTGAACTGACACTTGAAGGTACAACCACGCCGGACAATATCTCGTTAATGAATGAGAATGTCATCAGCATGTGCTTGAAAGAGGCGGTCAACAATATTGTCAAGCACAGCAATGCAACCAACTGCATCATCTCGATGGAGCAGACCGAAACGGAGCTCGTCGTGAGAGTGAAGGATAATGGTACGGGCATTATGGGGCATGCTGTGCATCCCGGCAACGGGCTTCGAGGAATGAGGGAACGCCTGGAATTCGTCAATGGAAGCCTGGAGATTGCGTCGGGCGGAGGGACAACGCTCATTATTCGGGTCCCGAGCGTGCACAGAATGTCGGAAAGGGGGGCGGGGATATGA